Genomic DNA from Gimesia aquarii:
CCCAGTTGATCTACCAGATCATCAAAACCATAATTTACAAGAACCGTTACGATTTCGCGGCTTCTTCGTAGATTTCTTAATAACCGTAGTGGGTTCGATTCCAAAGGATTCTCCTGCAAAGAAAGCGGCCTCACGAATTTCCTCATCAGTAAGCATTGCATTCAGTTCAGTTTTACTTTTTATCTTATCAGACTATAACAGACGTTCCTATGCAGCAAACCCTCTATCCTATTAAAATAGAACTGGTAGTCATCTTCTTATATTTAACTTGAAGCGCGGAGAGGGAAACATGCGTTTTCTGAAATACATCTTGTTGATAATGCTCTATACGGCTTCTGACTGTTTTGCTGGCGACTGGCCTCAGATTCTTGGGTCCTATCGAAATGGTCATATTAGAGGAGAATCGCTTGCCAAGTCATGGCCCGAAGGGGGACCTATTACAAAGTGGCAGCGCACGGTCGGGAGTGGCTTTGCCGGGCTGGCGATTTCTCAGAATGTGGCTATTTTATTTCATAGAATTGGAGATCAGGAAACAGTCGAAGCGCTGGAAGCTCAAACAGGTAAAGTAATCTGGAAACATTCGATTCCCGTAAATTACCGGGGCACATTCAATCCCAATGATGGTCCCATTGCGGTACCCCTGATTCATAACAATCGTGTTTACGTTTATGGGATCAGTGGTAAGCTACAATGTCTCGATTTCAAGACCGGTAAACAGATCTGGATGCGTGATACGCACAAGGATTATCAGGTGGGCGAAGGTTACTTTGGTGTTGGCAGTACTCCCATCATTGTGGAAAACAAACTGATCGTCAATGTTGGGGGAAAACGTAAAAACGCAGGGATTGTTGCCTTTTCTCTGGATAAAGGGATCACGCTCTGGCAGACAATGCAGGATGACGCCAGTTACTCCTCTCCTGTTTCTGCATTCTTACATGGCCGTTATTATGCCATCTTTATCACCCGACTCCATTTAGTGGGCGTTGATCCTCGAAATGGAAACGTCTTGTTTCAGTTTCCTTTCGGGAAACGTGGTCCGACAGTGAATGGTGCGAATCCTGTCGTCGTCGGAAAGTATATATTCGCAACGGCCAGTTATGGCGTAGGAGGACTTTGGGTTCAGACTGAACGTGATAGTGCGAGTGAAGTCTGGCGGAATGGTCAAATCATGTCCAGCCAATATACGACGCCCGTTGAATACGGAGGAACATTAATTGGTATTGATGGGCGTCAGGATATTGGTTCGTCGAGGCTGCTCTGCTTTGATCCAAAATCCAAAAAAGTGCTCTGGTCAAAAGATGATTTTGGTTATGCCACTTTGATTGAAGCCGATGATAAATTGATTATTATGAAATCAGATGGGACATTAGTATTGGCCGAAGCGTCGCAGGAAGAATATAAAGAACTCGCTCGTGCTCAGGTTCTGAATTCAACTACACGGGCACTACCGGCTTTGTCTAACGGTCTCCTCTTTGTACGAAGTGAAAAAACTCTGAAATGTTTACAGTTAAAGTCGGATAATCCTGTTCCAGAAAAGCCTGATAAAGCCACTTTAAAGTAAGGACTTGTTTCATAATGTCATCCAGCCGCCGTTCACATAGTGAAGAACAGTTTCAACGTGCCCTCAAAGTGATACCTGGAGGCGTCAATAGTCCTGCGCGGGCGTTTGGAGCAGTGGGAGGTCATCCGGTCATTATTGATCGGGGGGAAGGTCAGTATCTCTATGACATTGATGGCAATCGCTATATCGATTACGTCGGTTCCTGGGGGCCTCATATTCTCGGACATCGTCATCCGCAGGTTGTCTCCCGAATTGAAGAGGCACTTAAAAAGGGAACCAGTTTTGGTGCACCCACATTACTGGAAACGGAGCTGGCCGAACTCGTTGCTGAACTGGTACCTTGTGTTGAAAAGGTTCGTATGGTGAATTCCGGTACGGAAGCGGCTATGAGTGTCCTTCGATTGGCACGCGGATATACGGGGCGAGATAAAGTAATTAAGTTTGCGGGCTGTTATCATGGGCATGTTGACAGTTTACTCGTTCAAGCTGGTAGTGGGGCACTGACTTTAGGAACGCCTTCGAGTCCCGGTGTTCCTCAAGGTTGTACCTCTGACACATTAGTGCTTGAGTACAATGATCTTGATCAACTCAAAGAGACTTTTGCAAAAATGGGAGAGCAAATCGCCTGTCTGATTTTAGAGCCCGTTGTCGGTAATATGGGGGTCGTGCTGCCAGAACCTGGTTTTCTGGAAACCATCCGCGCGCTTTGTACAGAACATGACACAGTCTTTATCATGGATGAGGTTATGACCGGTTTCCGTCTTTCCATAGGAGGAGCGCAAGAGCGATTCGGCATCACACCTGATATTTGTATGTTGGGGAAAGTCATTGGTGGTGGAATGCCTGTGGGTGCTTATGGCGGTAAAGCAGAAATCATGGATACGATTTCTCCCATTGGAACGGTTTACCAGGCGGGAACACTTTCCGGGAACCCTATCGCAATGGCTTCGGGAATTGCGACCTTGCAATGCTTGAAAGAAACCAACCCCTATCCACAACTGGAAGAGAAAACACAACGTTTGACACAAGGACTTGTTTCTGCAACCAGTAAAGCGGGTTTGCCCCATACATTGGCAGAATGCGGTTCCATGTACACGCTCTTTTTCAATCCAGACAAAGTCACCAACTATACGATTTCTGCTTGTAATGATACGGATCGATTCGCTCGATATTTTCAAGGCATGCTGGACCGGGGGATTTATCTACCTTGTAGCCAGTTTGAAGCCAACTTTACTTCAGCGGCGTTAACCGATGATGATGTTGATCAAACCATTCAAGCAGCTGAGGAAGTTTTGCAGGAAATCGCCTGATTATGTTGATCAGGAATCGATCGCACAGATTTAAGGAGTGAAGTCCGTCGTTTCATCAATGCTCCTACAAAACGTTGCCAGTAACGTTGCTGCGTTGTCGATATCTTCCAACGAGATGACTTCAACCGGACTATGCATGTACCGATTTGGAATAGCCACGATTCCTGTCGCCATGCCTGCCTGGTTTAATTGCATTGCGTTGGCATCGTTTCCCGCAGGTCGAGCGATTCCATTAATCTGGCAGGCAATTTCTGTTTCGTTAGCTAATTGTGTCAATGAGGAAAATACAACAGGGTTCACATTCGGTCCACGATAAACGACTGGTCCACCACCAACCTTAATATCACCATTTTCTTTCTTGCTCACTGTAGGGCAGTCCGTGGCATGTGTCACATCAACGGCAATTCCGACTTCAGGCTGAATTGAATACGCACTGGTTTTTGCGCCTCTCAGTCCAATTTCCTCTTGCACTGTGGAAACGGAGAAGACTCCCACTTCAGGCTTTTTTTCACTTAGTTGGCGTAAGGCTTCCATCACGACCCAGACGCCGACTCGGTTGTCCATGCCAGGAGCAGAAGCCAACTGGTTCAGCATGGGACGAAACCCAAGCTCAAAGGTCACAGGATCTCCGATCGCAACCAGCTCTCGTGCTTCATCTCCATTTTTGGCACCGATGTCAATCCAGAGGTCTTTAATTTCTGGAACCGATTTTCTTTCTTCAGGAGTTAACAAGTGAATGGCTTTGCGAGCGATGACGCCATGCACTGGTCCAGAGGCAGTGTGTACCTGCATGTTCTGTCCCAGCAACATCTGAATGTCCCAACCACCAATCAGGTTTGCCCAAAGATAACCATCATCGTCGATATGCTGCACTAAAAGACCAATTTGATCACAGTGCCCCGCAAACATGACACGTCTTTTGGCATCCGGATTAATCGCTGCAATGACGTTACCGTGCAAGTCTGTTGTGACTTCATCAGCAAATGAACCAACATATTCACGAACAACCTCTTGGATAGGGCCTTCGTATCCAGAAGGAGCAGGAGCATGAAGTAGATTTTTCAGAAAATCGAGTGATTGCGCATCCATGAATTGAGTCCAAAAAATTGAAGGGTTTTACCTGTATACAAGAGAATATACTTGATATTCATCATCTATAACGATCAGTCGACTGATTGTAAGTGTCATAATTTTAGTAACTTATGATTTAATTTCAATCCGCACTCAAAAAAGCTCATTTGATTGAAACGCTTTAAAATGGGCTCGTTTATATGGAAGGATGTAAATTTGAGAAAAAAGATTCAGCCACTGATCAAATCTTTAAGCTAAGCTTGAGTAATGATTTGAGAATAAATTTAGAGTCCAGATGTGATGTCAAATCTTCTCCCAAAAAAGCGATTCAAAGTCACGATGGAAGTGAAGCATCAGAATGACTCCGAACACAAGAATAAATGATCGGTTATGTTATCTCCCCGTTAAAACTCTGAGGCTAAAATGGTTGATTGGACAAAATTACGTAAGGAATTGATTGGAGAAGGAAAAAAAAGCCCATTACCTCCTCAAATCAAGCTGCCGATGTTACCGAAAGCGGTGATGGAATTTTCACAAAAGTCTGAAGATCCCAAAGCGACACCCAAAGAACTCAGTAAGATCATAGAAACTGATGCTGGAATTTCTTGTGAATTAT
This window encodes:
- the hemL gene encoding glutamate-1-semialdehyde 2,1-aminomutase, with translation MSSSRRSHSEEQFQRALKVIPGGVNSPARAFGAVGGHPVIIDRGEGQYLYDIDGNRYIDYVGSWGPHILGHRHPQVVSRIEEALKKGTSFGAPTLLETELAELVAELVPCVEKVRMVNSGTEAAMSVLRLARGYTGRDKVIKFAGCYHGHVDSLLVQAGSGALTLGTPSSPGVPQGCTSDTLVLEYNDLDQLKETFAKMGEQIACLILEPVVGNMGVVLPEPGFLETIRALCTEHDTVFIMDEVMTGFRLSIGGAQERFGITPDICMLGKVIGGGMPVGAYGGKAEIMDTISPIGTVYQAGTLSGNPIAMASGIATLQCLKETNPYPQLEEKTQRLTQGLVSATSKAGLPHTLAECGSMYTLFFNPDKVTNYTISACNDTDRFARYFQGMLDRGIYLPCSQFEANFTSAALTDDDVDQTIQAAEEVLQEIA
- a CDS encoding PQQ-binding-like beta-propeller repeat protein, with translation MRFLKYILLIMLYTASDCFAGDWPQILGSYRNGHIRGESLAKSWPEGGPITKWQRTVGSGFAGLAISQNVAILFHRIGDQETVEALEAQTGKVIWKHSIPVNYRGTFNPNDGPIAVPLIHNNRVYVYGISGKLQCLDFKTGKQIWMRDTHKDYQVGEGYFGVGSTPIIVENKLIVNVGGKRKNAGIVAFSLDKGITLWQTMQDDASYSSPVSAFLHGRYYAIFITRLHLVGVDPRNGNVLFQFPFGKRGPTVNGANPVVVGKYIFATASYGVGGLWVQTERDSASEVWRNGQIMSSQYTTPVEYGGTLIGIDGRQDIGSSRLLCFDPKSKKVLWSKDDFGYATLIEADDKLIIMKSDGTLVLAEASQEEYKELARAQVLNSTTRALPALSNGLLFVRSEKTLKCLQLKSDNPVPEKPDKATLK
- a CDS encoding M42 family metallopeptidase, with the translated sequence MDAQSLDFLKNLLHAPAPSGYEGPIQEVVREYVGSFADEVTTDLHGNVIAAINPDAKRRVMFAGHCDQIGLLVQHIDDDGYLWANLIGGWDIQMLLGQNMQVHTASGPVHGVIARKAIHLLTPEERKSVPEIKDLWIDIGAKNGDEARELVAIGDPVTFELGFRPMLNQLASAPGMDNRVGVWVVMEALRQLSEKKPEVGVFSVSTVQEEIGLRGAKTSAYSIQPEVGIAVDVTHATDCPTVSKKENGDIKVGGGPVVYRGPNVNPVVFSSLTQLANETEIACQINGIARPAGNDANAMQLNQAGMATGIVAIPNRYMHSPVEVISLEDIDNAATLLATFCRSIDETTDFTP